From one Gimesia sp. genomic stretch:
- a CDS encoding choloylglycine hydrolase family protein has protein sequence MKHLTGLPAILVALVLTLSIPASDTSACTGITIKPKDGSAIFGRTLEFAQDLKSNIIIIPRNRENVGSTPNQKPGLSWTSNYAMVGMNAFNLPVIVDGLNEKGLHVGIFYFPGYTDYQNLSEEDLAHSISPVELPLYLMGTCRNVDEVTSAVKKLKVGNVVMPQLGGVPPFHYIANDTSGKSIVIEYVNGELNIHQNPLGVLTNAPTFDWQITNLSNYVNLLTNNISDIKVEGVEIKGFGQGSGMLGLPGDFTPPSRFVRAVAFSSSAFPVQTAKEGILQTFHILNQFDIPKGTARGVEQGKVVGDYTMWTGVSDLTNLRYYFRTYDDSSIRMVNLGCLNLDALEIQTISIQGPEQIIDVSGCAR, from the coding sequence GTGAAACACCTCACAGGTTTGCCTGCCATCCTAGTTGCCCTCGTCTTAACTCTTTCAATTCCTGCTTCTGACACATCCGCCTGTACCGGGATCACGATCAAGCCCAAAGACGGATCAGCGATCTTCGGCCGTACTTTGGAATTCGCTCAAGACCTGAAATCCAACATCATCATCATCCCCCGTAATCGTGAGAATGTCGGAAGTACTCCGAATCAGAAACCGGGTTTAAGCTGGACATCCAATTATGCGATGGTCGGTATGAACGCCTTTAATCTACCGGTGATCGTCGATGGTCTTAACGAAAAAGGGCTGCATGTCGGAATCTTCTATTTCCCCGGTTATACCGACTATCAAAATTTGTCTGAGGAGGATCTGGCCCACAGTATTTCTCCTGTTGAGCTGCCTCTGTACCTGATGGGGACTTGCCGGAATGTCGATGAAGTAACTTCTGCGGTAAAAAAACTTAAAGTCGGCAACGTGGTCATGCCTCAACTGGGTGGCGTCCCCCCGTTCCACTACATTGCCAATGACACAAGTGGAAAATCGATCGTAATCGAATACGTGAATGGTGAGTTGAATATCCATCAGAATCCACTGGGTGTTCTGACCAATGCGCCAACGTTTGACTGGCAGATAACTAACCTGAGTAACTACGTCAACCTGCTCACCAATAATATATCCGATATCAAAGTCGAAGGAGTCGAAATAAAAGGCTTCGGACAGGGAAGTGGAATGCTCGGTCTGCCTGGCGATTTTACACCGCCGTCCCGCTTTGTACGTGCCGTCGCTTTTTCTTCGTCGGCATTTCCGGTTCAGACTGCGAAAGAGGGAATCCTGCAAACATTTCACATTTTGAATCAGTTCGACATCCCCAAAGGAACTGCCCGCGGAGTCGAACAGGGGAAAGTCGTCGGCGATTATACCATGTGGACCGGCGTCTCCGATCTGACGAACCTGCGTTATTACTTTCGGACTTATGACGACAGCAGTATCCGAATGGTCAATTTAGGTTGCCTGAATCTGGACGCTCTGGAAATTCAAACAATCTCCATCCAGGGTCCCGAACAGATCATCGATGTCTCTGGCTGTGCCCGCTGA